The following are encoded in a window of Lactobacillus acidophilus genomic DNA:
- a CDS encoding MFS transporter, translating into MDEVKDNYIDLPTYKVIFMALSVGVIVANMFYIQPIEPLITSSYHISSSTTAVLAMLVQVSYALGLLFLVPLGDAFNRYKFLQVMELISIIALLVAAIAPNFWIFGLAVIIIGLTSIGRQIIIPYIAYLTPVKKQGPILGAMISGMLTGILFARTFSGIIATVLGWHMVYGLAALINLILVIFIHYWVPDDPRKITESKKYSEIIASLPRLFKKYKYLRGSSLNAFCMFGIANLFWSTLAFLLAKYYGYDSAVAGSMGLLGIVSIFAAPFIGRMVDKYSPRTNIQISWWFGVIAYIIFAIFTRSIYMLMIGIVILDLSTQFSQVTNQAIIQSLSRKSNSRNNSIFMFSYFLGGSLGTLIGIDVWGHFGWYGVIVSAVIFLAIALINYFWHGVPKKLK; encoded by the coding sequence ATGGATGAGGTAAAAGACAATTATATCGATTTACCTACTTACAAAGTTATCTTCATGGCTTTAAGTGTTGGTGTTATTGTGGCTAATATGTTCTACATTCAACCAATTGAACCACTAATCACTTCAAGCTATCATATTTCATCATCTACCACTGCTGTGCTCGCAATGCTGGTTCAAGTCAGCTATGCTTTAGGTTTGCTCTTCCTTGTACCGCTTGGTGATGCATTCAATCGTTATAAATTTTTACAAGTAATGGAATTGATCTCTATTATTGCATTGCTTGTAGCGGCTATCGCACCCAACTTCTGGATCTTCGGTTTAGCCGTGATCATCATCGGTTTAACATCTATCGGTCGCCAGATTATCATTCCTTATATTGCTTACTTAACTCCTGTTAAAAAGCAAGGACCAATCTTGGGTGCAATGATCAGTGGGATGCTTACCGGTATTCTTTTTGCTAGAACTTTCAGTGGTATCATCGCCACAGTTTTAGGCTGGCACATGGTTTATGGTCTGGCTGCTCTTATCAACTTGATTTTGGTAATCTTTATTCATTATTGGGTACCAGATGATCCTAGAAAAATTACTGAAAGCAAGAAATATAGCGAAATTATTGCTTCTCTGCCAAGATTGTTTAAGAAGTACAAATACCTTCGTGGTTCATCCCTCAATGCGTTTTGCATGTTCGGCATTGCCAACCTATTCTGGTCAACTTTAGCCTTTCTTTTAGCAAAATATTATGGTTACGATAGTGCGGTTGCTGGTAGTATGGGTCTACTCGGAATTGTTTCAATTTTTGCGGCACCATTCATTGGTAGGATGGTTGATAAATACTCGCCAAGAACCAACATTCAAATTAGTTGGTGGTTCGGCGTTATCGCTTATATCATTTTTGCAATCTTTACTCGTTCAATCTACATGTTAATGATTGGTATTGTGATTTTGGACTTAAGTACACAATTCAGTCAGGTTACTAACCAAGCCATTATTCAATCATTGAGTCGTAAATCTAACAGTCGTAACAATTCAATCTTTATGTTCTCATACTTCTTAGGCGGTTCACTTGGTACTTTAATCGGAATTGATGTCTGGGGACATTTCGGTTGGTATGGTGTAATTGTTAGTGCCGTAATTTTCTTAGCAATCGCTTTGATTAACTACTTCTGGCACGGTGTTCCTAAGAAATTAAAGTAA